TCCATCCTCGGCGGGATAGGAGTCGCGCTCCTCATGGGCATCGAGCCAAAGTGGGGGATGGCCATAGGGGCGGGTTGCGGCTGGTACTCCCTGACCGGCCCGCTCATAGCCCAGTACTCGGCCGTTTATGGGGCAGTCGGATTTCTGGGAAACCTGCTTAGGGAAGTCCTGACAGTTATCCTCTACCCAGTGATAATCCGCTGGATACCACCGGAGGAAGCTGTCTCCATCGGGGGAGCAACAACGATGGACACGACACTGCCGATAATAAGCAGGTTCGGGGGAAGGGAAGTTGGTTTAG
The nucleotide sequence above comes from Thermococcus sp.. Encoded proteins:
- a CDS encoding lysine exporter LysO family protein, with product MKFLYMVLASLTAGFLVGRFYSPDFGNAYEVMLYIIIFLIGVDLGLNFRVKELRKMGRKALTLPVKTLLGSILGGIGVALLMGIEPKWGMAIGAGCGWYSLTGPLIAQYSAVYGAVGFLGNLLREVLTVILYPVIIRWIPPEEAVSIGGATTMDTTLPIISRFGGREVGLVAFVHGFVLTAVEPFLLPLILGL